In Haematobia irritans isolate KBUSLIRL chromosome 1, ASM5000362v1, whole genome shotgun sequence, a genomic segment contains:
- the pit gene encoding putative ATP-dependent RNA helicase pitchoune: protein MSIREKLLMKKIKKREKMKKELAMKKGGEKLKKRSIKNGSHDEVDNDFQDVPQKIPNKQQKQNKKKQQQMQVVNSDSESDDDEEEEDEDDNSGGNDSSDDEANGNEENDSDSEESEEDDNDDGDEEEEEVPTKKSKKDIPQKEKKAKKIELSEGFEELDPSAAAEALSKRDNSDRSFASLKGIVSEATLKAIEQMGFTDMTEIQAKSLPPLLQGRDLVGAAQTGSGKTLAFLIPAVELIYKLRFMPRNGTGVIIISPTRELSMQTFGVLKELMAYHHHTYGLVMGGSNRQVENDKLSKGVNILVATPGRLLDHLQNSPDFLYKNLQCLVIDEVDRIMEIGFEEELKQIVNLLPKRRQTMLFSATQTEKIDALSKLALKKEPIYVGVDDNKDTATVSGLEQGYIVCPSEKRLLVLFTFLKKNRKKKVMVFFSSCMSVKYHHELFNYIDLPVTSIHGKQKQTKRTTTFFQFCNAAEGILLCTDVAARGLDIPQVDWIVQYDPPDDPKEYIHRVGRTARGTGSSGHALLMLRPEELGFLRYLKAAKVPLNEFEFSWNKIADIQLQLEKLISKNYFLNQSAKEAFKSYVRAYDSHQLKTIFDVNTLDLQTVAKSFGFLVPPVVDLKVGAAKRQRPEKRVGGGGFGYYKNLNNDDRKQRTFKQINRDQLQKKGKNFMR from the exons atgtcgattcgtgaaaaattattaatgaaaaagattaaaaaacgggaaaaaatgaaGAAGGAATTGGCTATGAAAAAAGGAGGTGAAAAATTAAAGAAACGAAGCATTAAAAATGGCAGTCATG atGAAGTTGACAATGATTTTCAAGATGTTCCACAAAAGATACCCAATaaacagcaaaaacaaaataagaaaaagcaacaacaaatgCAAGTTGTAAATTCAGATTCTGAAAGTGATGATGATGAAGAGGAGGAGGATGAGGATGACAACTCTGGAGGCAATGATTCTAGTGACGACGAAGCCAATGGCAATGAAGAAAATGATAGTG ATTCTGAAGAAAGTGAAGAGGATGACAATGATGATGGcgatgaagaagaagaagaagtaccaaccaaaaaatctaaaaaagatATACCACAGAAAGAAAAGAAAGCCAAGAAGATAGAACTTTCCGAAGGTTTTGAGGAACTTGATCCTTCGGCTGCTGCCGAAGCATTGTCGAAACGTGATAACTCAGATCGTTCCTTTGCTTCATTGAAGGGTATTGTATCGGAAGCCACCCTTAAAGCTATTGAACAAATGGGTTTCACAGATATGACTGAAATACAAGCGAAATCCTTGCCACCATTACTGCAAGGACGTGATTTGGTTGGTGCCGCTCAAACCGGTTCTGGAAAGACGTTAGCATTTCTTATACCTGCCGTTGAATTGATTTATAAATTGCGTTTTATGCCACGTAATGGAACCGGTGTTATTATCATCTCACCTACTCGAGAACTTTCTATGCAGACATTTGGAGTTTTGAAAGAATTAATGGCTTATCATCATCATACCTATGGTTTGGTTATGGGTGGATCAAATCGACAAGTGGAAAATGATAAACTGAGTAAAGGTGTAAATATCTTGGTTGCCACTCCGGGACGTTTGTTGGATCATTTGCAAAATTCTCcagattttttgtataaaaatctgCAATGTTTGGTAATTGATGAAGTGGATCGTATTATGGAAATAGGGTTTGAAGAGGAACTAAAACAAATAGTCAATTTATTACCAA aaCGTAGACAAACTATGTTATTCTCGGCCACACAAACGGAAAAAATTGACGCCCTTTCAAAATTGGCCTTGAAAAAAGAACCCATTTATGTGGGTGTTGATGACAACAAGGATACGGCCACTGTAAGCGGATTGGAGCAAGGTTATATAGTATGCCCTTCGGAAAAACGTCTATTGGTTCTTTTCACTTTTCTGAAAAAGAATCGTAAGAAGAAGGTCATGGTATTCTTTTCCTCATGCATGTCAGTAAAATATCACCATGAGCTTTTCAATTACATTGATTTGCCCGTAACATCAATACAT ggtaaacaaaaacaaacaaaacgtaCAACTACGTTCTTCCAATTTTGCAATGCAGCCGAAGGCATTTTACTATGTACAGATGTTGCAGCTCGTGGTTTGGACATTCCTCAAGTTGATTGGATTGTACAATATGATCCACCAGATGATCCTAAG GAATATATTCATCGTGTTGGCCGTACTGCTCGTGGAACAGGTAGCTCCGGGCATGCTTTGTTAATGTTACGTCCTGAGGAACTTGGATTCTTACGATATCTAAAGGCTGCCAAAGTACCACttaatgaatttgaattttcttgGAATAAAATTGCAGATATTCAATTACAG CTGGAAAAACTTATTTCCAAAAACTATTTCCTCAATCAATCGGCCAAGGAGGCATTTAAATCCTATGTACGTGCCTATGACTCCCATCAATTGAAGACAATATTTGATGTTAATACATTGGATTTGCAAACGGTGGCGAAAAGTTTTGGATTTTTAGTACCACCAGTTGTCGATCTAAAGGTGGGAGCAGCCAAACGACAGAGGCCCGAAAAACgtgttggtggtggtggtttTGGCTATTACAAAAACCTCAATAATGATGATCGAAAACAACGTACATTTAAGCAAATCAATCGTGACCAATTACAAAAGAAGGGTAAAAACTTTATGAGGTAA